Genomic DNA from Streptococcus uberis:
GAAGATGATGGGCAAGGAAATTTATTTAAGATCGATGCAAACTTCCGTTCCTACGGAAGTTTGACAAATGGCTTTAATGATTACGCCAAGGTTCTAGAAGATCCCTTGTATAAGACAACTCATCAGTCTCAAACAAGAAGTCATAAGGAAGCGACAGCAACATTAACAGGCCATTATGCAACAGATACTTCATATCATGAAAAACTAAATAAAATCATTGAGGTATACCAATTAACGCTTTTTGATTACCCTTTTTAAGTTCAAATATTTCAATTTTGATACAAAGGGATATCAAAAAAATTAAAAATCAAAGATTGTAGCGAAATACTAAAAACTTGTGTTATAATATTATCCAAGACTAAAAAGAAGGATTATGGATTACAATGCGATTTTTGAAAGGTAAAAAAGTTTTTCTAGCTGTTATAGGTTTGGCAGTCATGATGACACTTGTCATAATGTTCCAACCACAAGCAAAAAATAAGAGTGTATCTGCTGAAACCCTAGCTTCAGGGCAAACACAAGCATTTATCAATCAAATCGCGGGTACTGCAAGCCAAATCGCAGCTGAACGAGATTTATATGCGTCAGTCATGATTGCCCAAGCGGTTTTAGAATCTAGTAGTGGCCAATCAGGTTTAAGTCAGGCGCCATATTATAATTTTTTTGGGATTAAAGGAAGTTATAATGGTGGCTCAGTTACAATGAAAACTTGGGAAGATGATGGATTGGGAAATCCTTATGAAATTGATCAGGCTTTCCGTGCCTATCCAAGTATTTATGATTCCCTTTATGATTATGCTAATTTGTTAAGTTCACCAACTTATGTCGGAGCAAGACGATCTAATACCTTATCTTACCAAGATGCAACAGCTGCTTTAACGGGATTATATGCAACAGATACTTCCTATAATGTTAAATTGAATGCCATTATACAAAATTATGGCTTGACAGCATATGATGTTGTTAATCCTGCAGTTGCAACTTCCACAACAGATGTCCCTAGTGATAGTGTTGCAACTGTTGATACTAGCCAATACGTTTGGAACAAACACAGAGGAAGTTACACAGATACTAGCACTTTAGCACAAGACGATGCTTGGTCTCTTTTCATAAAAGGCTATTAACTAAAATTGAACAGATTAATCATCCTTCGGGGTGATTTTTTTGATATAATGGTTCTATGAAAACGATAAAAGAGATTTATGAAAATCATAGTGAAATGCCTTATGTTCATCCCAAGTTTGAACACGAACTGATACAGAAACCAATACCAAAACGTAATATGATTCGGACTAAAGAAGGACTATTGCCCGGTCATATCATTATGTTGTGGCGAATCAATTTTGGAACATATACAACTGAGAATCCTCATCATAAATATTTTTACACAAGTTATGGTATTGATGCTCAAAAAGAATTGGATTGGCTTATTGCTGAAAAGTATGTCCAAGTGGATACTGCCTTTGTTTCTTTAAAACATTTATCAGCTCTCCAGTTGAAAGAGTTTTTAAAGGAGAAAGGTGTTTCAGGACTGTCTAAGTTAAA
This window encodes:
- a CDS encoding glucosaminidase domain-containing protein — protein: MMTLVIMFQPQAKNKSVSAETLASGQTQAFINQIAGTASQIAAERDLYASVMIAQAVLESSSGQSGLSQAPYYNFFGIKGSYNGGSVTMKTWEDDGLGNPYEIDQAFRAYPSIYDSLYDYANLLSSPTYVGARRSNTLSYQDATAALTGLYATDTSYNVKLNAIIQNYGLTAYDVVNPAVATSTTDVPSDSVATVDTSQYVWNKHRGSYTDTSTLAQDDAWSLFIKGY